The Wigglesworthia glossinidia endosymbiont of Glossina morsitans morsitans (Yale colony) genome has a window encoding:
- a CDS encoding CCA-adding protein, which yields MKKYLVGGAVRDSLLNIPIKEKDWVVVGSSPEEMINLGFLPVGKSFPVFLHPKNYEEHALARTECKHGSGHTGFFFQTSPKITLKQDLKRRDLTVNAIAKDEKGNLIDPYGGLNDLKLRCLRHISNAFQEDPLRVLRVARFAAYLAHLNFFIASETLKKMSDMIHELSDLSVERIWLETKKALLSYNPQIYFKVLLQCGALNKIFPEISYLFQNSNSVKPPIRKDLGQKTLSALSIIVCLSDDIAVRFATLCYNFGKLNQNNLKNNIKKNKTKHSSILLNSMFSRLKLPRKILILSKIFICYHNILKKIFFMNPKKIILFLNHIDVWRKPHRINEIIAINKAHLCNLGNFKYHLYAPEMLLKKIYKLASTIKVENIIQDGFIGFKIKNELTERRKKIIEKEIFNVKIFKKNNFL from the coding sequence ATGAAAAAATACTTAGTCGGCGGAGCAGTACGCGATAGTCTTTTAAATATTCCAATTAAAGAAAAAGACTGGGTAGTCGTAGGATCTTCTCCAGAAGAAATGATAAATCTAGGATTCTTACCAGTAGGTAAATCTTTTCCAGTTTTTTTACATCCTAAAAATTATGAAGAACATGCTTTAGCCCGTACAGAATGTAAACATGGGAGCGGTCACACAGGATTTTTTTTTCAAACTTCTCCAAAAATTACTTTAAAACAAGATTTAAAAAGACGTGATTTAACCGTTAATGCAATTGCTAAAGATGAAAAAGGAAATTTAATTGATCCTTATGGAGGATTAAATGACTTAAAGCTACGTTGTTTAAGACATATATCAAATGCTTTTCAAGAAGATCCTTTAAGGGTATTGAGAGTTGCCAGATTTGCAGCATACTTAGCACATTTAAACTTTTTTATTGCTTCAGAAACATTAAAAAAAATGTCTGATATGATTCATGAATTATCAGACTTATCTGTAGAAAGAATTTGGTTGGAAACAAAAAAAGCTTTATTATCTTACAATCCACAAATATACTTTAAAGTTTTACTTCAATGTGGAGCATTAAATAAAATATTTCCAGAAATTTCGTATCTATTTCAAAATTCAAATTCTGTTAAACCACCTATACGAAAAGATTTAGGGCAAAAAACACTATCAGCTTTGTCTATCATTGTATGTTTATCAGATGATATTGCCGTGAGATTTGCAACTTTATGTTACAATTTTGGAAAATTAAACCAAAATAATTTGAAAAATAATATAAAAAAAAATAAAACGAAACATAGCTCAATACTTCTTAACAGTATGTTTTCAAGATTAAAACTTCCACGAAAAATTTTGATTTTATCTAAAATATTTATATGTTACCACAACATTTTGAAAAAAATTTTTTTTATGAATCCAAAGAAAATAATTTTATTTTTAAATCATATTGATGTTTGGAGAAAACCTCATAGAATCAATGAAATAATTGCTATTAATAAAGCCCATTTATGTAATTTAGGAAATTTTAAGTATCATTTATACGCACCAGAAATGTTGTTAAAAAAAATATATAAACTCGCTAGTACTATTAAAGTAGAAAATATTATTCAAGACGGATTTATTGGGTTTAAAATTAAAAATGAATTAACAGAAAGAAGAAAAAAAATTATCGAAAA
- the ribB gene encoding 3,4-dihydroxy-2-butanone-4-phosphate synthase: MHNKFLYKFGSPKERVENALNALKNGQGILVLDDENRENEGDMIFAAENMTLAQMALAIRFGSGIICICLTKEKCKKLNLPMMVQKNNSKYQTAFTVSIESAFGITTGVSAHDRLTTIKTAIQDNAKPTDLNRPGHVFPLQAKSGGVLCRAGHTEAAIDLTKLAGLKPAGVICEVMNDDGSMARMPEILKFSYKNKMPVLIMQDIINYRLALKP; the protein is encoded by the coding sequence ATGCATAACAAATTTTTATATAAATTTGGATCACCAAAAGAACGAGTTGAAAATGCATTAAATGCTTTAAAAAATGGACAAGGAATATTAGTTTTAGATGATGAAAATAGAGAAAATGAAGGTGACATGATTTTTGCTGCAGAAAATATGACTTTGGCACAAATGGCTTTAGCGATTCGCTTTGGAAGTGGTATTATTTGCATATGTTTAACTAAAGAAAAATGTAAAAAATTAAATCTGCCTATGATGGTGCAAAAAAATAACAGTAAATATCAAACTGCATTTACAGTTAGCATTGAATCAGCATTTGGAATTACTACTGGAGTATCTGCACATGATAGGCTAACTACTATTAAAACTGCTATTCAAGATAATGCTAAACCTACAGATTTAAATCGTCCAGGACACGTATTTCCTTTGCAAGCTAAATCTGGAGGAGTTTTATGTCGTGCAGGACATACCGAAGCTGCTATAGATTTAACAAAATTAGCTGGATTAAAACCTGCTGGAGTAATATGTGAAGTCATGAATGATGATGGATCTATGGCGCGCATGCCAGAAATATTAAAATTTTCTTATAAAAATAAAATGCCGGTTTTAATTATGCAAGATATTATTAATTACCGACTTGCATTAAAGCCATAA
- a CDS encoding 3-deoxy-7-phosphoheptulonate synthase yields MQNKNINFHETKLFITPKKLKEKYPINAKEKKFILKSRKIISDIIYNKDPRFLIVCGPCSIHDIHTSIDYAIRLKELSIKFINHLYIIMRVYYEKPRTSLGWKGFIYDPNLNGKSNITLGLIKVRNLYIQLTKIKQPIATEILNPLFAYYFNDLISWSAIGARTVSSQIHREIASYLMNPIGFKNSLDGSIKNACHAILTASEAHNFVGINQDGNICIINSSGNINSHIILRGGNFPNYFQHNIYDCKKQMQNFSLPEAIMIDCNHGNSEKNEKKQIQVAESILRYLSIHNRSIIGLMLESHINSGNQIWKLPKNKIKYGISLTDPCISWDDTCYFLKNLYNFLKIHNR; encoded by the coding sequence ATGCAAAATAAAAATATAAATTTTCATGAAACAAAATTATTTATCACTCCTAAAAAATTAAAAGAAAAATATCCCATCAATGCAAAAGAAAAAAAATTTATTCTAAAATCTAGAAAAATTATTTCTGATATTATATATAATAAGGATCCAAGATTTTTGATAGTTTGCGGGCCATGTTCTATTCACGATATACATACATCTATAGATTATGCAATTAGATTAAAAGAATTATCAATAAAATTTATCAATCATTTATATATTATTATGCGAGTTTATTACGAAAAACCTCGTACTTCATTAGGATGGAAAGGATTTATTTATGATCCAAATTTAAATGGAAAATCCAATATAACATTAGGATTAATAAAAGTTCGAAATTTATATATTCAATTAACTAAAATTAAACAACCAATTGCTACAGAAATATTAAATCCATTATTTGCTTATTATTTTAATGATTTAATTAGCTGGTCTGCAATTGGAGCACGTACTGTTAGTTCTCAGATACATAGAGAAATCGCTTCTTATTTGATGAATCCGATAGGTTTCAAAAATAGCTTAGACGGCAGCATAAAAAATGCATGTCATGCAATTTTAACTGCTTCTGAAGCACATAATTTTGTTGGAATTAATCAAGATGGAAATATTTGTATTATAAATAGTTCAGGAAATATAAATAGTCATATTATTTTAAGAGGCGGAAATTTTCCTAATTATTTTCAACACAATATTTATGATTGCAAAAAACAAATGCAAAATTTTTCTCTTCCTGAAGCAATTATGATTGATTGCAATCATGGAAATTCTGAAAAAAATGAAAAGAAACAAATTCAAGTTGCAGAATCAATTTTAAGATATTTATCTATACATAATCGATCAATTATCGGATTAATGTTAGAAAGTCATATCAATTCTGGAAATCAAATATGGAAACTACCAAAAAACAAAATTAAATACGGTATATCGTTAACAGATCCTTGTATAAGTTGGGATGATACATGTTATTTTTTGAAAAACTTATATAACTTTTTAAAAATACATAATAGATAA
- the recA gene encoding recombinase RecA — protein sequence MVIENSKKKALDLAMYQIEKQFGHGSIMRLGEDRSMDIETISTGSLSLDIALGAGGLPMGRIVEIYGPESSGKTTLTLTIIAEAQKKGKICAFIDAEHALDPNYAKSLGVDINNLLCSQPDTGEQALEICDVLTKSGAVDLIIVDSVAALTPKAEIDGEIGDLHIGLAARMMSQAMRKLARNLKNANTLLIFINQIRLKIGVIFGNPEVTTGGNALKFYASIRLDIRRIGSIKDGDHVIGSDTRVKVVKNKIAVPFKQAEFQILYGRGINTEGEILNLGVTYNIIEKLGSWYSYNKTKIGQGKNNVYKFFKLNKNISKEIKKAIKEKSIKINN from the coding sequence ATGGTAATTGAAAATAGCAAAAAAAAAGCATTAGATTTAGCTATGTATCAAATTGAGAAACAATTTGGACATGGTTCTATTATGCGTTTGGGTGAAGATAGATCCATGGATATAGAAACTATTTCTACAGGTTCTTTATCATTAGACATCGCATTAGGAGCCGGAGGTTTACCGATGGGACGCATTGTTGAAATTTATGGACCTGAATCTTCTGGAAAAACTACATTAACTTTAACAATTATTGCTGAAGCACAAAAAAAAGGAAAAATATGTGCTTTCATTGATGCAGAACACGCATTAGATCCAAATTATGCAAAATCATTAGGTGTAGATATTAATAATCTTTTATGTTCTCAACCAGATACAGGAGAACAAGCATTAGAAATTTGTGATGTTTTAACTAAATCAGGTGCAGTTGACTTAATTATAGTAGATTCTGTTGCAGCTTTAACTCCAAAAGCTGAAATAGATGGCGAAATAGGTGATTTACATATAGGTTTAGCAGCAAGAATGATGAGTCAAGCTATGCGTAAGCTTGCAAGAAATTTAAAAAATGCCAATACTTTATTAATTTTTATTAATCAAATTCGTTTAAAAATTGGAGTGATTTTTGGAAATCCAGAAGTTACAACAGGTGGTAACGCTCTTAAATTTTATGCTTCAATAAGATTAGATATTCGACGTATTGGTTCTATTAAAGATGGAGATCATGTCATAGGAAGTGATACACGCGTAAAGGTAGTAAAAAACAAAATTGCTGTGCCTTTCAAACAAGCAGAATTTCAAATTTTATATGGACGTGGAATTAATACTGAAGGAGAAATTTTAAATTTAGGCGTGACATATAATATAATTGAAAAATTAGGATCTTGGTATAGTTATAATAAAACAAAAATTGGCCAAGGAAAAAATAATGTATATAAATTTTTTAAATTGAATAAAAATATTTCAAAAGAAATAAAAAAAGCAATAAAAGAAAAAAGCATAAAAATAAATAATTAA
- the alaS gene encoding alanine--tRNA ligase, translated as MKNTPEIRKIFLNFFSKKNHKILDSSSLIAEDDKTLLFTNSGMHQFKNIFLGLEKIQHPCIATAQRCMRAGGKHNDLDVVGKTGIHHTFFEMLGNFSFGAYSKVEAIQFAWELLTDKKWFNLPKEKLLVTVYYKDIISYDIWINKTNINPNHVIFIKDKNNKPYHSDNFWTMGDFGPCGPCSEIFYCFNKIYTVNDTFLKNHCIEIWNLVFMQFNLQVNGELSKLPKFAIDTGMGLERISSVLQKVNSNYDIDLFQKIIKSIFTIIKIKNLDLISYRIIADHIRATVFLIYDNVLPSNSGRGYVLRKIMRRAILHGNMNLKENYFFYKLVIPVIQIMSYIDIKLKEKQNYIKKIVKSEEKLFLCSVKTGMQFLNQELIKIQNNTLSGKIIFKIYDTYGIPLNLIQDICRKKNIFFDQSGFSIAMQIQKNRSQKSSYFKNIKHYISNNNETVFCGYSDIICTTKIIAIYNEKTCIKQIQADQEGIIILDKTPFYAESGGQIGDSGLLKSSNGTFNVIDTKKNGNVFIHIGKMIYGKFDIGDIVAASIDQEKRLSITLNHSAIHLLHTTLHRILGNTAMQRGSLVKENYLSLDFTYYEKMNTEKIHNIEDMVNVQIRKNLTIRINHMSLNDALKIGAIALFKKNYCSQVRVIKIGNFSNELCGGTHVQKTGEIGCFIIVSEKKIASGVHRIKAVTGKYAIQFLQKKFDLLNSIQELMQSDASNLFEKIKQMQNNLKSQRKKIFEFNNIKIKNCILDIRKNIKVVNETKIIIDFIKISLDASMLRLILNKLKENLKNSIIVLAIINKNQVKIAVSVAKETSRNIQASDIIDYFKKFNTIKGGGNAYFAEASGILNPIDLQSTFKKIFVILSKKL; from the coding sequence ATGAAAAATACTCCTGAAATTCGTAAAATTTTTTTAAATTTTTTTTCTAAAAAAAATCATAAAATTCTTGATAGCAGTAGTTTAATCGCAGAGGATGATAAAACTTTATTATTTACTAACTCTGGAATGCATCAATTTAAAAATATTTTTCTCGGTTTAGAAAAAATACAACATCCATGTATTGCTACAGCACAACGTTGCATGCGAGCGGGTGGAAAACATAATGATTTAGATGTAGTTGGAAAAACTGGAATTCATCATACTTTTTTTGAAATGTTAGGTAATTTTAGTTTTGGTGCATATTCAAAAGTAGAAGCGATTCAATTTGCATGGGAACTACTTACTGACAAAAAGTGGTTTAATCTACCAAAAGAAAAATTGTTAGTAACAGTATATTATAAAGACATAATTTCTTATGATATTTGGATTAATAAAACAAACATTAATCCTAATCATGTTATATTTATCAAAGATAAAAACAACAAACCGTATCATTCAGATAATTTTTGGACTATGGGAGATTTTGGGCCTTGCGGTCCATGTTCAGAAATTTTTTATTGTTTTAACAAAATTTATACAGTAAACGATACATTTTTAAAAAATCATTGTATTGAAATCTGGAATTTAGTATTTATGCAATTTAACTTGCAAGTTAACGGAGAATTATCGAAATTGCCTAAATTTGCTATTGATACAGGAATGGGATTAGAACGCATTTCTTCTGTATTGCAAAAAGTAAATTCCAACTATGATATAGATTTATTTCAAAAAATTATTAAATCAATCTTTACAATTATTAAAATTAAGAATTTAGATTTAATATCTTACAGGATTATTGCAGATCATATTCGTGCTACTGTATTTTTAATTTATGATAATGTTTTGCCATCAAATTCCGGTAGAGGATACGTGTTAAGAAAAATTATGCGTCGCGCTATTTTACATGGAAATATGAATTTAAAAGAAAATTATTTTTTTTATAAACTTGTTATTCCAGTAATACAAATTATGTCTTACATAGATATAAAATTGAAAGAGAAACAAAATTATATTAAAAAAATTGTCAAATCAGAAGAAAAGCTTTTTTTATGTTCTGTAAAAACAGGTATGCAATTTCTTAATCAAGAGCTTATTAAAATTCAAAATAATACTTTATCAGGAAAAATTATTTTTAAAATATATGATACTTATGGAATTCCTTTAAATTTAATACAAGATATTTGTCGAAAAAAAAATATTTTTTTTGATCAATCCGGATTTAGCATTGCTATGCAGATACAAAAAAATAGATCACAAAAAAGTAGTTATTTTAAAAATATTAAACATTACATATCAAATAATAATGAAACTGTTTTTTGTGGTTATTCTGATATAATTTGTACGACAAAAATTATCGCAATATATAATGAAAAAACATGCATAAAACAAATACAAGCTGATCAAGAAGGGATAATTATTTTAGATAAAACTCCATTTTACGCTGAATCTGGAGGACAAATTGGAGATTCTGGATTGTTGAAATCTTCTAATGGTACATTTAACGTAATAGATACAAAAAAAAATGGAAATGTCTTTATACATATTGGAAAAATGATATATGGTAAATTTGATATTGGAGACATAGTTGCTGCATCAATTGATCAAGAAAAAAGATTATCTATTACTTTAAATCATTCTGCCATACATTTACTACATACTACTTTACATCGTATTTTAGGCAATACTGCTATGCAAAGAGGATCTTTAGTTAAAGAAAATTATTTAAGTTTAGATTTTACCTACTACGAAAAAATGAACACAGAAAAAATACATAATATTGAAGATATGGTAAACGTACAAATTCGTAAAAATTTAACAATTCGTATAAATCACATGTCATTAAATGATGCATTAAAAATAGGCGCAATTGCTTTATTTAAAAAAAATTATTGTTCTCAGGTACGTGTCATAAAAATAGGTAATTTTTCAAATGAATTATGCGGAGGCACTCATGTTCAAAAAACAGGTGAAATTGGCTGTTTTATCATTGTTTCTGAAAAAAAAATTGCTTCAGGAGTACATCGTATTAAAGCTGTAACAGGAAAATATGCTATACAGTTTTTACAAAAAAAATTTGATCTTTTGAACTCAATTCAAGAATTAATGCAAAGTGATGCTTCAAATTTATTTGAAAAAATCAAACAAATGCAAAATAATCTGAAATCTCAAAGAAAAAAAATTTTTGAGTTTAATAATATAAAAATTAAAAATTGTATACTTGATATTCGTAAAAATATTAAAGTTGTTAACGAAACAAAAATTATTATTGATTTTATCAAAATTTCTTTGGATGCATCTATGTTGCGTTTAATTTTGAATAAATTGAAAGAAAATTTGAAAAATAGTATTATTGTTTTAGCTATTATAAATAAAAATCAAGTAAAAATCGCAGTAAGTGTCGCTAAAGAAACATCTAGAAATATACAAGCAAGTGATATTATAGATTATTTTAAAAAATTCAATACTATAAAAGGCGGCGGAAACGCATATTTTGCTGAAGCAAGCGGAATTTTAAATCCAATAGATTTACAATCTACATTTAAAAAAATATTTGTGATATTATCAAAAAAACTTTAG
- the greA gene encoding transcription elongation factor GreA, with translation MNHIPMTLNGAKKLREELKYLKQIRRPEIIKAIAEARQYGDLKENAEYHSAKEQQYFCEGRIQEIEAKLINSNIIDIKKIPVQDRVVFGVTISIKNLHTSEKKTYKIVGDDEADFKYNLISVNSPLARSLIGKKTLDIVDVYTPRGITTYKILDIKYL, from the coding sequence ATGAATCATATTCCAATGACTTTAAATGGAGCAAAAAAATTACGCGAAGAATTAAAATATTTAAAACAAATACGACGTCCAGAGATAATTAAAGCTATTGCAGAAGCGCGACAATATGGAGATTTAAAAGAAAATGCAGAATATCATTCAGCAAAAGAGCAACAATATTTTTGTGAAGGAAGAATTCAAGAAATTGAAGCTAAATTAATTAATTCAAATATCATTGATATTAAAAAAATTCCCGTACAAGATCGTGTAGTTTTCGGAGTAACTATCAGTATAAAAAACTTGCATACTTCTGAAAAAAAAACGTATAAAATAGTCGGCGATGATGAAGCTGATTTTAAATATAACTTAATTTCTGTAAATTCACCTTTAGCACGTAGTTTAATTGGAAAAAAAACTCTAGATATCGTGGATGTATATACTCCTCGAGGAATAACAACGTACAAAATATTGGATATAAAATATTTATAA
- a CDS encoding RlmE family RNA methyltransferase translates to MYYTCSNTWLSRHFSDKFVKESKRFGYRSRAWFKLDEMQKANNIITSGMTVLDLGSSPGGWSQYASQKVNNLGHVISCDIKPMLEVSKVSFILGDAFKKDVLKKICKIKNKVDVILCDIAPNITGITEIDHPKCISINYKALNLCKYILLKNGKFIIKSFNGSEFKRYYTAIKKLFKKTKIFKPVASRLNSQEIYIIAIGYKV, encoded by the coding sequence ATGTATTATACGTGTTCTAATACATGGTTATCACGACATTTTTCAGATAAATTTGTTAAAGAATCTAAGCGTTTTGGATATAGATCTCGTGCTTGGTTTAAGTTAGACGAAATGCAAAAAGCAAATAATATAATTACCTCTGGCATGACCGTTTTAGATCTAGGATCTTCTCCCGGAGGATGGTCCCAATACGCGTCTCAAAAAGTTAACAATTTGGGTCATGTAATTTCTTGCGATATTAAACCTATGCTTGAAGTATCAAAAGTATCATTTATTTTAGGTGACGCATTTAAAAAAGATGTTTTAAAAAAAATTTGCAAAATAAAAAATAAAGTAGATGTCATTTTATGCGATATTGCTCCTAACATTACCGGAATAACAGAGATTGATCATCCAAAATGTATAAGCATAAATTATAAGGCGCTAAATTTATGCAAGTATATATTACTAAAAAATGGAAAATTTATTATTAAAAGTTTTAATGGATCAGAATTTAAAAGATATTATACAGCAATAAAAAAATTATTCAAAAAAACAAAAATTTTTAAACCAGTTGCTTCTCGATTAAATTCTCAGGAAATATATATTATAGCAATTGGTTATAAAGTATAA
- the ftsH gene encoding ATP-dependent zinc metalloprotease FtsH — MSDMAKNLILWLIIAVVLMSVFQSFGPSDSNRRKVDYSTFMLELNQEQIKETRINGREVVVFKKDGSRYTTYIPINDSKLLDILLSKNVKIIGEPPEEPSLLTSIFISWFPMLLLIGVWIFFMRQMQGGGGKGAMSFGKSKARMLTEDQIKTTFLDVAGCDEAKEEVSELVDYLKEPKRFQKLGGKIPKGILMIGPPGTGKTLLAKAIAGEAKVPFFTISGSDFVEMFVGVGASRVRDMFEQAKKTAPCIIFIDEIDAVGRQRGAGLGGGHDEREQTLNQMLVEMDGFEGNESIIVIAATNRPDVLDPALLRPGRFDRQVIVGLPDVRGREQILKVHMKQVPVASDVDSAIIARGTPGFSGADLANLVNEAALFAARKNNIHVSMTEFEKAKDKIMMGTERRSMVMTEIQKEATAYHEAGHAIVGRLVPAHDPVHKVTIIPRGRALGITFFLPKGDIISTSRQKLESQISTLYGGRLAEEIIYGISQVSTGASNDIKVATSIARNMITQWGFSDKLGPLLYAEEEGEIFLGRSVVKSKHISDKTACIIDQEIRALIEKNYLRARKLILENIDILHAMKDALMQYETIHAYQIDDLMNRKPVRPPSDCTETKTKTHSATNRLANQNQANIINKSVFNQIQ, encoded by the coding sequence TTGAGCGACATGGCTAAAAACTTAATTCTTTGGCTAATTATCGCAGTTGTTTTAATGTCTGTTTTTCAAAGTTTCGGGCCAAGTGATTCTAATAGACGTAAAGTAGATTATTCAACTTTTATGCTAGAATTAAATCAAGAGCAAATTAAAGAAACTCGTATCAATGGTCGAGAAGTTGTGGTTTTTAAAAAAGATGGTAGTAGATATACAACTTATATTCCAATTAATGATTCTAAATTATTAGATATTCTCTTATCAAAAAATGTAAAAATAATCGGAGAACCCCCAGAAGAACCAAGTTTACTAACTTCTATTTTTATTTCCTGGTTTCCTATGTTGTTATTAATCGGAGTATGGATATTTTTTATGCGTCAAATGCAAGGAGGCGGTGGAAAAGGAGCAATGTCTTTTGGAAAAAGCAAAGCGCGCATGTTAACAGAAGATCAAATTAAAACAACATTTCTAGATGTTGCTGGTTGTGATGAAGCAAAAGAAGAAGTAAGCGAATTAGTGGATTATTTAAAAGAACCAAAACGATTTCAAAAATTAGGTGGCAAAATTCCTAAAGGTATACTTATGATCGGTCCTCCTGGAACAGGTAAAACATTGTTAGCCAAAGCTATTGCAGGAGAAGCTAAAGTACCATTTTTCACAATTTCAGGATCTGATTTTGTAGAAATGTTTGTAGGAGTTGGCGCTTCTAGAGTAAGAGATATGTTTGAACAAGCCAAGAAAACTGCACCATGTATTATATTTATTGATGAAATTGATGCAGTAGGACGTCAAAGAGGTGCCGGATTAGGAGGAGGACATGACGAACGTGAGCAAACATTAAATCAAATGTTAGTAGAAATGGATGGTTTTGAAGGAAATGAAAGCATTATCGTAATTGCTGCTACTAACAGACCAGATGTTTTAGATCCAGCATTATTAAGACCAGGAAGATTCGACAGACAAGTTATCGTAGGATTACCCGATGTACGCGGAAGAGAGCAAATATTAAAAGTACATATGAAACAGGTTCCTGTTGCTTCTGATGTAGATTCTGCAATTATTGCACGCGGTACTCCTGGATTTTCGGGAGCAGATTTGGCAAATTTAGTAAATGAAGCAGCTTTATTTGCAGCAAGAAAAAATAATATACATGTATCAATGACAGAATTTGAAAAAGCAAAAGATAAAATTATGATGGGCACTGAAAGAAGATCCATGGTAATGACAGAAATACAGAAAGAAGCTACTGCATATCACGAAGCAGGACATGCGATTGTTGGTCGTCTAGTACCAGCACATGATCCAGTACATAAAGTCACTATTATTCCTAGAGGACGCGCTCTAGGAATTACTTTCTTTCTACCTAAAGGCGATATAATTAGTACTAGTAGACAAAAATTAGAAAGTCAAATTTCTACTTTATATGGCGGGAGACTTGCAGAAGAAATTATTTATGGAATTTCTCAAGTTTCTACTGGAGCATCTAATGATATTAAAGTAGCCACATCTATTGCACGCAATATGATTACACAGTGGGGTTTTTCTGATAAACTTGGTCCATTGCTATATGCAGAAGAAGAAGGAGAAATATTTCTAGGTCGATCAGTTGTAAAATCTAAACATATTTCTGATAAAACAGCGTGTATTATTGATCAAGAAATTAGAGCTTTGATTGAGAAAAATTACTTAAGAGCTCGTAAATTAATTCTAGAAAATATTGATATTTTACATGCTATGAAAGACGCTTTAATGCAATATGAAACTATCCACGCTTATCAAATTGATGATTTAATGAATCGAAAACCAGTGCGTCCACCATCTGATTGTACTGAAACAAAAACAAAAACTCATAGTGCAACAAATCGATTAGCAAATCAAAATCAAGCAAACATTATCAATAAAAGTGTTTTCAATCAAATTCAATAA
- the folP gene encoding dihydropteroate synthase yields the protein MLTKLKNILSKPCIMGILNVTPDSFSDGGQFTCINKAINHVRFMIDSGAKIIDVGGESSRPGAKRVSELEESERVIPIIEYILKKFNVFVSVNTSHFSIMQECIKLGVHIINDIRSFSECNSLHDIIDSDVMLCLMHMKGNPENMQKFPQYKCIKSEIKEFFTKKISFFINQGIKKNRIIIDPGFGFGKNMEHNYHLLANLKIFLEFQVPILVGFSRKVMTDINKKYLPNKRIIGSIVCAILACIEGASIIRVHDVQETVDALSIFNAFISEKNLLHGTS from the coding sequence ATGCTTACAAAACTAAAGAATATATTATCAAAACCGTGCATCATGGGAATTTTAAATGTCACACCGGATTCGTTTTCTGATGGTGGACAGTTTACTTGCATAAACAAAGCGATTAATCACGTTCGTTTTATGATAGACTCGGGTGCTAAAATTATCGATGTTGGAGGAGAATCTAGTCGTCCAGGAGCAAAAAGGGTTAGCGAACTTGAAGAATCAGAACGAGTTATTCCAATAATAGAATATATTTTAAAAAAATTTAATGTGTTTGTTTCAGTAAATACATCGCATTTTTCTATTATGCAAGAATGTATAAAACTTGGTGTACATATAATAAATGATATTAGATCATTTTCTGAATGCAATTCGTTACATGATATTATTGATAGCGATGTTATGCTGTGCTTGATGCACATGAAAGGAAATCCAGAAAATATGCAAAAATTTCCACAGTATAAATGTATAAAATCAGAAATAAAAGAATTTTTTACAAAAAAAATTTCTTTTTTTATTAATCAAGGAATAAAAAAAAATCGTATAATCATTGACCCCGGTTTTGGTTTCGGAAAAAATATGGAACATAATTATCATTTATTAGCAAATCTAAAAATTTTTTTAGAATTTCAAGTTCCTATACTTGTAGGATTTTCAAGAAAAGTAATGACAGATATAAACAAAAAATATTTGCCAAATAAACGAATTATCGGAAGTATTGTATGTGCAATTCTTGCATGTATTGAAGGTGCATCTATTATTAGAGTACACGATGTCCAAGAAACTGTTGATGCACTAAGTATTTTCAATGCATTTATTTCAGAAAAAAATTTATTGCATGGTACATCGTAA